The following are encoded together in the Lathyrus oleraceus cultivar Zhongwan6 chromosome 3, CAAS_Psat_ZW6_1.0, whole genome shotgun sequence genome:
- the LOC127126698 gene encoding transportin MOS14 isoform X1: MELTMKVAEAVHVLNHDTQSCNRVAANQWLVQFQQTHAAWDVATNILTSDLRHPLASDFEVEFFAAQILKRKIQNEGYLLQSGPKDALLNALLLAVKRFSSGPPQLLTQICLALSALVLQVVAHGNPIEQLFYSLRSLQSEDNGNIAVLEMLTVLPEEVVDNQRIDSKINSLHKSHYTQELLSHTPMVLEFLLRQSEINFDGSVQQNERNRKILRCLLSWVRAGCFSEISPGTLAAHPLLNFLFNSLQDSTSFDFAIEVLVELVTKHEGVPQILLCRVHYLKEVLLFPALNRGDMKVIGGLACLLSEIGQAGPSLIVEASAEALVLTDALLSSCVAFPSEDWEIADSTLQFWSTLASYILGIDVDGTKRKHVEAIFSPVFSALLDSLLIRSQVDDSTYNDEGRVIDFPDGLVHFRMNLVELLVDICHMLGSVIFMQKLFIGGCASSNLSLPWKEMESKLFALNAVADVIIQDGQSFDLSAVMQLVTMLSSKPCDGLKGFICIVYRSVADTIGSYSKWISAFKENFRPLLLFLAIGISEPLSSNACACALRKVCEDAPIVIYEPSHLEILMWIGEGLEKWHLSLEDEEEVMHAISLVLGSVPNLELKSNLLAKLLSSSYEAIGKLVNPENVSLKQNPASYTQILNAASRGLHRIGTVFSHLSISVATEPAADDLILLLLRVFWPTLEKVFTSEHMESGNLSIAACRALSLAIQSSGQHFATLLPKVLDWLSTNFVLFQNHECYIRTASIVIEEFGHWEEYGPLFVTMFERFTHSTSVMALNSSYICDQEPDLVEAYTNFASIFIRSCNKDALSVCGSLLEVSIQKAAICCTAMHRGAALAAMSYLSCFLDVGLLSLLESMNCITEGSSNTTAIHVISHSGEGLVSNVVYALLGVSAMSRVHKCATILQQLAAICTLSERTSWKSILCWQTLNGWLQSAVQALPAEYLNQGEAETLAPLWSKALAAAASDYLESKNSNGLKSDFGHMQGKGGRVLKRLVREFADAHRNIPNLT, from the exons ATGGAATTGACAATGAAGGTTGCTGAAGCTGTCCATGTACTGAACCATGATACCCAATCATGCAACCGCGTCGCAGCCAATCAATGGCTCGTTCAGTTCCAACAAACTCACGCCGCTTGGGATGTCGCCACCAACATCCTTACCTCCGATCTCCGCCACCCTCTCGCTTCCGATTTCGAAGTCGAGTTCTTCGCTGCTCAGATTCTCAAACGCAAG ATACAAAATGAAGGTTATCTACTGCAATCAGGACCCAAGGATGCTTTGTTAAATGCTCTTCTTCTTGCTGTCAAAAGATTCAGCAGCGGTCCTCCTCAG CTTTTAACCCAAATCTGCCTTGCACTCTCTGCTCTCGTACTTCAAGTTGTTGCTCATGGAAACCCAATTGAGCAGCTTTTTTACAGTCTCCGGAGTCTGCAGAGCGAAGATAATGGCAATATTGCTGTCCTGGAGATGCTCACTGTTCTGCCGGAGGAAGTTGTTGACAACCAACGTATTGATTCTAAAATTAATTCGTTACACAAAAGCCACTATACCCAAGAG CTTCTCTCTCATACACCCATGGTTCTCGAGTTCCTGCTGCGGCAATCTGAAATAAATTTTGACGGATCTGTACAACAGAATGAAAGGAACAGAAAAATTTTGCGCTGCTTATTGAGCTGG GTTAGAGCAGGTTGCTTCTCTGAGATTTCTCCAGGAACATTGGCAGCTCACCCACTTCTTAATTTCTTATTCAACTCATTGCAG GACTCTACATCATTTGATTTTGCCATTGAAGTTCTTGTTGAACTTGTGACTAAGCACGAG GGAGTGCCCCAAATTTTGTTATGCAGAGTACATTATCTGAAGGAGGTACTTCTTTTTCCAGCTCTTAATAGGGGAGACATGAAAGTAATTGGTGGCCTTGCATGCTTATTGTCAGAAATTGGGCAAGCT GGTCCATCTCTAATTGTAGAAGCGAGTGCAGAAGCCCTTGTGCTGACAGATGCACTTTTGAG CAGCTGTGTGGCATTTCCAAGTGAAGATTGGGAGATTGCAGACTCAACACTACAGTTTTG GTCCACTCTTGCAAGCTATATACTTGGCATTGATGTAGATGGTACAAAAAGAAAACACGTGGAAGCCATTTTTTCACCCGTGTTTTCAGCATTGCTCGATTCATTGTTAATACGTTCTCAG GTGGATGACTCTACATACAACGATGAAGGAAGAGTGATCGATTTTCCTGATGGCCTTGTGCATTTCAGAATGAACCTCGTAGAACTTTTGGTGGATATATGTCACATGTTAGGATCTGTGATATTTATGCAAAAG CTCTTTATAGGTGGGTGCGCATCTTCGAATCTATCACTCCCTTGGAAGGAAATGGAAAGCAAGTTATTTGCTCTTAATGCT GTTGCCGATGTAATCATACAGGATGGCCAAAGTTTTGATCTCTCTGCAGTCATGCAGTTGGTGACCATGTTATCGAGTAAGCCTTGTGATGGCTTAAAGGGTTTCATTTGCATT GTATACAGATCTGTAGCGGATACTATTGGTTCTTATTCCAAGTGGATATCTGCTTTTAAGGAGAATTTTAGACCCTTGCT ATTATTTCTTGCTATTGGGATTTCGGAACCTCTTTCCTCAAATGCATGTGCGTGTGCCCTCCGTAAAGTCTGTGAAGATGCTCCCATAGTAATTTATGAACCTTCACATTTGGAAATCTTAATGTGGATAGGAGAG GGGTTAGAGAAGTGGCATTTATCTTTGGAAGATGAGGAAGAAGTTATGCATGCAATAAGTCTGGTCCTTGGTTCTGTTCCCAATCTAGAATTGAAGAGCAACTTATTGGCTAAATTGCTATCGTCTAGCTATGAAGCTATTGGGAAACTT GTTAATCCAGAAAACGTTTCTCTTAAACAGAATCCTGCTTCTTATACACAAATTTTGAATGCTGCCTCTAGAGGATTGCACAG AATAGGAACTGTATTCAGTCATCTTTCAATATCTGTAGCAACTGAACCTGCTGCAGATGACTTGATACTTTTACTGCTAAGGGTTTTCTGGCCCACCTTGGAGAAAGTATTTACCTCTGAGCATATGGAGAGTGGTAATTTGTCGATAGCAGCTTGCCGAGCTCTTTCCTTAGCTATTCAATCTTCAG GTCAGCATTTTGCGACCCTACTGCCCAAAGTGCTGGATTGGCTATCGACAAATTTTGTCTTGTTCCAAAATCACGAGTGCTATATAAGAACTG CTTCCATCGTCATTGAAGAATTTGGTCATTGGGAAGAGTATGGACCTTTATTTGTTACCATGTTTGAAAGGTTTACTCATTCAACTTCTGTAATGGCTCTAAATTCCTCCTACATATGTGACCAAGAACCTGACTTAGTGGAGGCCTACACCAATTTTGCATCCATATTTATTCGCTCCTGTAACAAG GATGCCCTATCCGTTTGTGGTTCTCTTCTTGAAGTTTCTATCCAAAAAGCAGCTATATGTTGCACAGCCATGCACCGCGGGGCTGCCCTAGCTGCAATGTCATATTTGTCTT GTTTCTTAGATGTGGGCCTTCTCTCTTTGTTAGAATCTATGAATTGTATTACCGAGGGGTCATCCAACACCACAGCCATTCATGTCATATCCCATAGTGGTGAGGGACTTGTATCTAATGTGGTGTATGCCTTACTCGGTGTGTCTGCAATGTCCCGT GTTCACAAGTGTGCAACAATACTACAACAACTGGCAGCAATTTGCACTTTATCTGAAAGAACATCATGGAAGTCGATACTTTGCTGGCAAACTCTTAATGGATGGCTACAGTCAGCG GTTCAGGCTCTTCCCGCCGAATACCTAAACCAAGGAGAAGCAGAGACCCTAGCGCCCCTTTGGTCCAAAGCCCTTGCTGCTGCAGCCTCTGATTATCTCGAGAGCAAGAACTCTAATGGATTGAAGAGCGATTTTGGACATATGCAAGGGAAGGGTGGGAGAGTTTTGAAGCGTCTGGTTCGAGAATTTGCCGATGCTCACCGAAATATTCCAAATCTGACTTGA
- the LOC127126698 gene encoding transportin MOS14 isoform X2, translating into MELTMKVAEAVHVLNHDTQSCNRVAANQWLVQFQQTHAAWDVATNILTSDLRHPLASDFEVEFFAAQILKRKIQNEGYLLQSGPKDALLNALLLAVKRFSSGPPQLLTQICLALSALVLQVVAHGNPIEQLFYSLRSLQSEDNGNIAVLEMLTVLPEEVVDNQRIDSKINSLHKSHYTQELLSHTPMVLEFLLRQSEINFDGSVQQNERNRKILRCLLSWVRAGCFSEISPGTLAAHPLLNFLFNSLQDSTSFDFAIEVLVELVTKHEGVPQILLCRVHYLKEVLLFPALNRGDMKVIGGLACLLSEIGQAGPSLIVEASAEALVLTDALLSCVAFPSEDWEIADSTLQFWSTLASYILGIDVDGTKRKHVEAIFSPVFSALLDSLLIRSQVDDSTYNDEGRVIDFPDGLVHFRMNLVELLVDICHMLGSVIFMQKLFIGGCASSNLSLPWKEMESKLFALNAVADVIIQDGQSFDLSAVMQLVTMLSSKPCDGLKGFICIVYRSVADTIGSYSKWISAFKENFRPLLLFLAIGISEPLSSNACACALRKVCEDAPIVIYEPSHLEILMWIGEGLEKWHLSLEDEEEVMHAISLVLGSVPNLELKSNLLAKLLSSSYEAIGKLVNPENVSLKQNPASYTQILNAASRGLHRIGTVFSHLSISVATEPAADDLILLLLRVFWPTLEKVFTSEHMESGNLSIAACRALSLAIQSSGQHFATLLPKVLDWLSTNFVLFQNHECYIRTASIVIEEFGHWEEYGPLFVTMFERFTHSTSVMALNSSYICDQEPDLVEAYTNFASIFIRSCNKDALSVCGSLLEVSIQKAAICCTAMHRGAALAAMSYLSCFLDVGLLSLLESMNCITEGSSNTTAIHVISHSGEGLVSNVVYALLGVSAMSRVHKCATILQQLAAICTLSERTSWKSILCWQTLNGWLQSAVQALPAEYLNQGEAETLAPLWSKALAAAASDYLESKNSNGLKSDFGHMQGKGGRVLKRLVREFADAHRNIPNLT; encoded by the exons ATGGAATTGACAATGAAGGTTGCTGAAGCTGTCCATGTACTGAACCATGATACCCAATCATGCAACCGCGTCGCAGCCAATCAATGGCTCGTTCAGTTCCAACAAACTCACGCCGCTTGGGATGTCGCCACCAACATCCTTACCTCCGATCTCCGCCACCCTCTCGCTTCCGATTTCGAAGTCGAGTTCTTCGCTGCTCAGATTCTCAAACGCAAG ATACAAAATGAAGGTTATCTACTGCAATCAGGACCCAAGGATGCTTTGTTAAATGCTCTTCTTCTTGCTGTCAAAAGATTCAGCAGCGGTCCTCCTCAG CTTTTAACCCAAATCTGCCTTGCACTCTCTGCTCTCGTACTTCAAGTTGTTGCTCATGGAAACCCAATTGAGCAGCTTTTTTACAGTCTCCGGAGTCTGCAGAGCGAAGATAATGGCAATATTGCTGTCCTGGAGATGCTCACTGTTCTGCCGGAGGAAGTTGTTGACAACCAACGTATTGATTCTAAAATTAATTCGTTACACAAAAGCCACTATACCCAAGAG CTTCTCTCTCATACACCCATGGTTCTCGAGTTCCTGCTGCGGCAATCTGAAATAAATTTTGACGGATCTGTACAACAGAATGAAAGGAACAGAAAAATTTTGCGCTGCTTATTGAGCTGG GTTAGAGCAGGTTGCTTCTCTGAGATTTCTCCAGGAACATTGGCAGCTCACCCACTTCTTAATTTCTTATTCAACTCATTGCAG GACTCTACATCATTTGATTTTGCCATTGAAGTTCTTGTTGAACTTGTGACTAAGCACGAG GGAGTGCCCCAAATTTTGTTATGCAGAGTACATTATCTGAAGGAGGTACTTCTTTTTCCAGCTCTTAATAGGGGAGACATGAAAGTAATTGGTGGCCTTGCATGCTTATTGTCAGAAATTGGGCAAGCT GGTCCATCTCTAATTGTAGAAGCGAGTGCAGAAGCCCTTGTGCTGACAGATGCACTTTTGAG CTGTGTGGCATTTCCAAGTGAAGATTGGGAGATTGCAGACTCAACACTACAGTTTTG GTCCACTCTTGCAAGCTATATACTTGGCATTGATGTAGATGGTACAAAAAGAAAACACGTGGAAGCCATTTTTTCACCCGTGTTTTCAGCATTGCTCGATTCATTGTTAATACGTTCTCAG GTGGATGACTCTACATACAACGATGAAGGAAGAGTGATCGATTTTCCTGATGGCCTTGTGCATTTCAGAATGAACCTCGTAGAACTTTTGGTGGATATATGTCACATGTTAGGATCTGTGATATTTATGCAAAAG CTCTTTATAGGTGGGTGCGCATCTTCGAATCTATCACTCCCTTGGAAGGAAATGGAAAGCAAGTTATTTGCTCTTAATGCT GTTGCCGATGTAATCATACAGGATGGCCAAAGTTTTGATCTCTCTGCAGTCATGCAGTTGGTGACCATGTTATCGAGTAAGCCTTGTGATGGCTTAAAGGGTTTCATTTGCATT GTATACAGATCTGTAGCGGATACTATTGGTTCTTATTCCAAGTGGATATCTGCTTTTAAGGAGAATTTTAGACCCTTGCT ATTATTTCTTGCTATTGGGATTTCGGAACCTCTTTCCTCAAATGCATGTGCGTGTGCCCTCCGTAAAGTCTGTGAAGATGCTCCCATAGTAATTTATGAACCTTCACATTTGGAAATCTTAATGTGGATAGGAGAG GGGTTAGAGAAGTGGCATTTATCTTTGGAAGATGAGGAAGAAGTTATGCATGCAATAAGTCTGGTCCTTGGTTCTGTTCCCAATCTAGAATTGAAGAGCAACTTATTGGCTAAATTGCTATCGTCTAGCTATGAAGCTATTGGGAAACTT GTTAATCCAGAAAACGTTTCTCTTAAACAGAATCCTGCTTCTTATACACAAATTTTGAATGCTGCCTCTAGAGGATTGCACAG AATAGGAACTGTATTCAGTCATCTTTCAATATCTGTAGCAACTGAACCTGCTGCAGATGACTTGATACTTTTACTGCTAAGGGTTTTCTGGCCCACCTTGGAGAAAGTATTTACCTCTGAGCATATGGAGAGTGGTAATTTGTCGATAGCAGCTTGCCGAGCTCTTTCCTTAGCTATTCAATCTTCAG GTCAGCATTTTGCGACCCTACTGCCCAAAGTGCTGGATTGGCTATCGACAAATTTTGTCTTGTTCCAAAATCACGAGTGCTATATAAGAACTG CTTCCATCGTCATTGAAGAATTTGGTCATTGGGAAGAGTATGGACCTTTATTTGTTACCATGTTTGAAAGGTTTACTCATTCAACTTCTGTAATGGCTCTAAATTCCTCCTACATATGTGACCAAGAACCTGACTTAGTGGAGGCCTACACCAATTTTGCATCCATATTTATTCGCTCCTGTAACAAG GATGCCCTATCCGTTTGTGGTTCTCTTCTTGAAGTTTCTATCCAAAAAGCAGCTATATGTTGCACAGCCATGCACCGCGGGGCTGCCCTAGCTGCAATGTCATATTTGTCTT GTTTCTTAGATGTGGGCCTTCTCTCTTTGTTAGAATCTATGAATTGTATTACCGAGGGGTCATCCAACACCACAGCCATTCATGTCATATCCCATAGTGGTGAGGGACTTGTATCTAATGTGGTGTATGCCTTACTCGGTGTGTCTGCAATGTCCCGT GTTCACAAGTGTGCAACAATACTACAACAACTGGCAGCAATTTGCACTTTATCTGAAAGAACATCATGGAAGTCGATACTTTGCTGGCAAACTCTTAATGGATGGCTACAGTCAGCG GTTCAGGCTCTTCCCGCCGAATACCTAAACCAAGGAGAAGCAGAGACCCTAGCGCCCCTTTGGTCCAAAGCCCTTGCTGCTGCAGCCTCTGATTATCTCGAGAGCAAGAACTCTAATGGATTGAAGAGCGATTTTGGACATATGCAAGGGAAGGGTGGGAGAGTTTTGAAGCGTCTGGTTCGAGAATTTGCCGATGCTCACCGAAATATTCCAAATCTGACTTGA
- the LOC127126698 gene encoding uncharacterized protein LOC127126698 isoform X3, with translation METQLSSFFTVSGVCRAKIMAILLSWRCSLFCRRKLLTTNLLSHTPMVLEFLLRQSEINFDGSVQQNERNRKILRCLLSWVRAGCFSEISPGTLAAHPLLNFLFNSLQDSTSFDFAIEVLVELVTKHEGVPQILLCRVHYLKEVLLFPALNRGDMKVIGGLACLLSEIGQAGPSLIVEASAEALVLTDALLSSCVAFPSEDWEIADSTLQFWSTLASYILGIDVDGTKRKHVEAIFSPVFSALLDSLLIRSQVDDSTYNDEGRVIDFPDGLVHFRMNLVELLVDICHMLGSVIFMQKLFIGGCASSNLSLPWKEMESKLFALNAVADVIIQDGQSFDLSAVMQLVTMLSSKPCDGLKGFICIVYRSVADTIGSYSKWISAFKENFRPLLLFLAIGISEPLSSNACACALRKVCEDAPIVIYEPSHLEILMWIGEGLEKWHLSLEDEEEVMHAISLVLGSVPNLELKSNLLAKLLSSSYEAIGKLVNPENVSLKQNPASYTQILNAASRGLHRIGTVFSHLSISVATEPAADDLILLLLRVFWPTLEKVFTSEHMESGNLSIAACRALSLAIQSSGQHFATLLPKVLDWLSTNFVLFQNHECYIRTASIVIEEFGHWEEYGPLFVTMFERFTHSTSVMALNSSYICDQEPDLVEAYTNFASIFIRSCNKDALSVCGSLLEVSIQKAAICCTAMHRGAALAAMSYLSCFLDVGLLSLLESMNCITEGSSNTTAIHVISHSGEGLVSNVVYALLGVSAMSRVHKCATILQQLAAICTLSERTSWKSILCWQTLNGWLQSAVQALPAEYLNQGEAETLAPLWSKALAAAASDYLESKNSNGLKSDFGHMQGKGGRVLKRLVREFADAHRNIPNLT, from the exons ATGGAAACCCAATTGAGCAGCTTTTTTACAGTCTCCGGAGTCTGCAGAGCGAAGATAATGGCAATATTGCTGTCCTGGAGATGCTCACTGTTCTGCCGGAGGAAGTTGTTGACAACCAAC CTTCTCTCTCATACACCCATGGTTCTCGAGTTCCTGCTGCGGCAATCTGAAATAAATTTTGACGGATCTGTACAACAGAATGAAAGGAACAGAAAAATTTTGCGCTGCTTATTGAGCTGG GTTAGAGCAGGTTGCTTCTCTGAGATTTCTCCAGGAACATTGGCAGCTCACCCACTTCTTAATTTCTTATTCAACTCATTGCAG GACTCTACATCATTTGATTTTGCCATTGAAGTTCTTGTTGAACTTGTGACTAAGCACGAG GGAGTGCCCCAAATTTTGTTATGCAGAGTACATTATCTGAAGGAGGTACTTCTTTTTCCAGCTCTTAATAGGGGAGACATGAAAGTAATTGGTGGCCTTGCATGCTTATTGTCAGAAATTGGGCAAGCT GGTCCATCTCTAATTGTAGAAGCGAGTGCAGAAGCCCTTGTGCTGACAGATGCACTTTTGAG CAGCTGTGTGGCATTTCCAAGTGAAGATTGGGAGATTGCAGACTCAACACTACAGTTTTG GTCCACTCTTGCAAGCTATATACTTGGCATTGATGTAGATGGTACAAAAAGAAAACACGTGGAAGCCATTTTTTCACCCGTGTTTTCAGCATTGCTCGATTCATTGTTAATACGTTCTCAG GTGGATGACTCTACATACAACGATGAAGGAAGAGTGATCGATTTTCCTGATGGCCTTGTGCATTTCAGAATGAACCTCGTAGAACTTTTGGTGGATATATGTCACATGTTAGGATCTGTGATATTTATGCAAAAG CTCTTTATAGGTGGGTGCGCATCTTCGAATCTATCACTCCCTTGGAAGGAAATGGAAAGCAAGTTATTTGCTCTTAATGCT GTTGCCGATGTAATCATACAGGATGGCCAAAGTTTTGATCTCTCTGCAGTCATGCAGTTGGTGACCATGTTATCGAGTAAGCCTTGTGATGGCTTAAAGGGTTTCATTTGCATT GTATACAGATCTGTAGCGGATACTATTGGTTCTTATTCCAAGTGGATATCTGCTTTTAAGGAGAATTTTAGACCCTTGCT ATTATTTCTTGCTATTGGGATTTCGGAACCTCTTTCCTCAAATGCATGTGCGTGTGCCCTCCGTAAAGTCTGTGAAGATGCTCCCATAGTAATTTATGAACCTTCACATTTGGAAATCTTAATGTGGATAGGAGAG GGGTTAGAGAAGTGGCATTTATCTTTGGAAGATGAGGAAGAAGTTATGCATGCAATAAGTCTGGTCCTTGGTTCTGTTCCCAATCTAGAATTGAAGAGCAACTTATTGGCTAAATTGCTATCGTCTAGCTATGAAGCTATTGGGAAACTT GTTAATCCAGAAAACGTTTCTCTTAAACAGAATCCTGCTTCTTATACACAAATTTTGAATGCTGCCTCTAGAGGATTGCACAG AATAGGAACTGTATTCAGTCATCTTTCAATATCTGTAGCAACTGAACCTGCTGCAGATGACTTGATACTTTTACTGCTAAGGGTTTTCTGGCCCACCTTGGAGAAAGTATTTACCTCTGAGCATATGGAGAGTGGTAATTTGTCGATAGCAGCTTGCCGAGCTCTTTCCTTAGCTATTCAATCTTCAG GTCAGCATTTTGCGACCCTACTGCCCAAAGTGCTGGATTGGCTATCGACAAATTTTGTCTTGTTCCAAAATCACGAGTGCTATATAAGAACTG CTTCCATCGTCATTGAAGAATTTGGTCATTGGGAAGAGTATGGACCTTTATTTGTTACCATGTTTGAAAGGTTTACTCATTCAACTTCTGTAATGGCTCTAAATTCCTCCTACATATGTGACCAAGAACCTGACTTAGTGGAGGCCTACACCAATTTTGCATCCATATTTATTCGCTCCTGTAACAAG GATGCCCTATCCGTTTGTGGTTCTCTTCTTGAAGTTTCTATCCAAAAAGCAGCTATATGTTGCACAGCCATGCACCGCGGGGCTGCCCTAGCTGCAATGTCATATTTGTCTT GTTTCTTAGATGTGGGCCTTCTCTCTTTGTTAGAATCTATGAATTGTATTACCGAGGGGTCATCCAACACCACAGCCATTCATGTCATATCCCATAGTGGTGAGGGACTTGTATCTAATGTGGTGTATGCCTTACTCGGTGTGTCTGCAATGTCCCGT GTTCACAAGTGTGCAACAATACTACAACAACTGGCAGCAATTTGCACTTTATCTGAAAGAACATCATGGAAGTCGATACTTTGCTGGCAAACTCTTAATGGATGGCTACAGTCAGCG GTTCAGGCTCTTCCCGCCGAATACCTAAACCAAGGAGAAGCAGAGACCCTAGCGCCCCTTTGGTCCAAAGCCCTTGCTGCTGCAGCCTCTGATTATCTCGAGAGCAAGAACTCTAATGGATTGAAGAGCGATTTTGGACATATGCAAGGGAAGGGTGGGAGAGTTTTGAAGCGTCTGGTTCGAGAATTTGCCGATGCTCACCGAAATATTCCAAATCTGACTTGA